The DNA region GTCAGTTTGGTTTCACTGTATTGACGACCTTAGCTGGCATCATGGACCACGAGGAAGCAAGGCAAAAACACACAGGAGGAAAAATCCTGGGATTCTTTTTTAGGGATGtaaaacatacatacaaataaattGCCTCCATGGACTCTGGTGCTTCTTGAAAACATGTATATATAGGCagcagtcttggcccagtggttagggcgtccgtctaccacatgggaggtccgtggttcaaaccccaggcctccttgacccgtgtggagctggcccatatgcagcgatgatgcgtgcaaggagtgtgctccataaggagagccacccagcgcaaaagaaagtgcagcctgcccaggaatggcaccacacacatggagaactgatgcagcaagatgacgcaacaaaaggaaacacagattcccgtgccgctgacaacagtagaagcagacaaagaagaacacgcagcaaatagacacagagaacagacaaccggggtgggggagaggggagagaaataaataaatcaatcttttttttttaaatgtatatatagttACATTAACTTTTTTAAAGCAATTAGCACTAGGACCTGCTTATTGTAAAAATAGGAACAAgctctcctcaaaaaaaaaaccatatatatatgtttgttttttcccctgaatGAGATCATATGGCATGTGCTGTTCAGTAATTTACTTCATAAAGTGGGTTTTAcaacataaaaatgttttcaacatACCAAAGATGTATCTGAATGGAGAGCAGGAAGATGGTTCGGCTGTGAGCTCGGTCTGCACCCCATGCAGGCTGCCAAGTGTTGCCACctgccttcccccaccccagaagAGACATGGTCCGTTGAGTGGCAGTTGACCTAACCTCGCCTTCCCCCCAGGGTCCCGGATCCCCAAGGCCTGGGCAGGCATGGACTTAAAGGTACAACCCCAGGAACCCCTGGTGCTGAAGGATGTGGGGAGTTCAAATTGGTACCTCCTGCAGGGTGACAAAGCCGCCAGAGTGGAGGTGAGGACTGGGCTGGCTCCCTGGCCCCCCTCCACTCCCCAGGTGCCCCTTTCTGGGGTTGAAGGCCAAGCAGCAGCAGCTGGGCACGGGTGGGCAGATAGAAGCTGAGGATGCATTTGATGCCAAGtccctctgccctccccagggGGCGGGTATGTGCCTGGGGGGCCTGGGACAGCCCAAAGGCAACAGATGGTGCCTGGCCTGATGGCCACTCCTGTATACAGAGGAAAGATCCAGACCAGATGGAGCTGTGGGGGCTCAAGGAGGGCACCTACCTGTTCCAGCTGAGAGCGAACGACTCGGACCAGCCGGAAAACACTGCCAACATCTCGGTCACTGTGCTGTCAGCCAAGCAGACTGAAGGTGAGGGAGGCAGTGGGGCGATCGTGTCTGGAGCTCCCCCTCTGCTAATCGCCCTGCAGGCCCCATCTCACAAGCTCCCCTACCCCCAGAATATTGCCTCGCATCCTACAAGGTGGGCCGCTGCCGGGGTTCCTTCCCCCGCTGGTACTACGACCCCTCGGAACAGATCTGCAAGAGTTTCATTTATGGAGGTTGCTTGGGCAACAAGAACAACTATCTTCGGGAAGAAGAGTGCAAACTAGCCTGCCGGGAAGTGCAAGGTAGGACTTGGAGAGGTAGCTCTAGGTCTCAGGTGACTTCCCCCGAGGGTGGGTGGTCTCTTACCAGGATAGGAGATGGGCAGTGGGGGACCCCCATTCCCAGCCCCCGCGTCCCCAGTCCTCTCCCCCCTGGGGCCTGGCCTGCCTTCTCTCacttctctgttctctctttccCAGGCCCCTCAGTGGAAAGACACCATCCAGGTGGGCTTTGCTCCTTTCCCTGTTCCCACACCCCTGCCAGGTCTCCAGCATATGATGTCCCCAACCCTGAGTAGCCTGCCTTGGCCCAAGCCCATTCCTGCCCTCTTTGTATGTTGGgggaccaccaccaccacccccttccAGCCCTTCATCCTCCTGTCAGGGCCCATCCCGTCTGCTTGTAGGAAAGTTCTAGAGGTTTGGAAAGGGAATAGGACCCGTCATCAGGGCCAAGAGGCTGGGTAGAAGGCGGGGCCTTCGCACCTGCCGGCCCCTGCCCAGCCTGACcgtgcccctgcccacccctgcccAGTGTGCTCCGGCACCTGCCAGGCCACCCAGTTCCGCTGCAGCGATGGCTGCTGCATCGACAGCTTCCTGGAATGTGACGAAACCCCCGACTGCCCCGATGCCTCTGACGAGGCCACCTGTGACCAATGTGAGGCCTGGGAGACGGGAGCGGGGTGGGCAGCAGAGGGGGAGGGCCCGACAGCTGTGCCCTGCACCTCTGAGAGACCCTTACTGGGCCTTGGCCTCTGACCTTTCATCTCTGCAGACACCAGCAGCTTCGATGAGCTCCAGAGCTTCCATCTCCCCAGTGATAAAGGTGAAGCTCCCCCGCCACCccaggcccctggggcccagggaCGATGCCAGTCCTGCCAGGCTCTCCTTCCACCAGGGTGCCAAAGGGTTCTGCGGGGGGTGCCAGGCTGGGCCAGGGAGAGCTTTGGTTTTCCCAAgcatcagtctttttttttttttttttttctttttagcttttttcttattagagcagttgtagttttacagaaaaatcatgcagaaagtagagttttCTTATACCCCCCTCTCACAGGTCATTCTTTCAACTCCTTCTTGATTTTAGCCATGCCCACATAACACTGAGATGTTATTTACCTaacattttttctgtaaatcaatttttgaaatttaatatattttaaaaaggaaattttggggagtggatatagctcagtagttgagtataTGCTTCCCGTATACAGGTGCTGGGTTCAGTCCTggttcctccttaaaaaaaaaaggaaatttcacaTTACTGTCATAAATGGAAAGCCACTATTACTTGCCACAAATTGagaactaatgattaaaaaataaatatagtaaaacaatattaataaattttaggTGGACATTGTAAACTGCTAAGTCTCATCCTCTGTTAAAAAGGTAGATTCTGCcagttttaaagagaaaatttaaaccTCTTTgacagaaaagttgaaaaaaaagttGGAAGGAAAATAACTACACAAATCAGTGTAATTTACTTCTGTgcccaggatttttttttttttaagatttttttatttctctccccctcccattgtctgctctctgtgtccattcactgtgtgttctgtgtccactcgcaatcttgtcatgcggcaccgggaaactgtcacttttttgttgttattgttgcgtcatcttgctgcgtcagctctccatgtgtgcggcaccactcctgggcaggctgccattttttcacatggggcggctctccttgcagggcgcaagtcttgcgcatgaggctcccctacacgggtcgtccctgcatggcagggctctccttgcgcacatcagcactgcgcgtgggccagctcatcacacgggtcaggaggccctggggatcgaaccctagaccctccatatgcaggcggacgctctatcagctgagccacgtccgcttccctgtgccCAAGATTTATGTCACTCCCTCGCTTCTGGCAACACCGCTGTGGGTCAGGTGTTTCTGGGGTCCCTGAGGTCCCCCCTCACTCCCCCTTTGCCTGTTCCTCACTCCCCAGGGCACTGTGTGGACCTGCCAGACACGGGGCTCTGCCAGGAGAGCATTCCACGCTGGTACTACAATCCCTTCAGTGAGCACTGCGCCCGCTTTACCTATGGCGGCTGTCATGGCAACAAGAACAACTTTGAAGAGGAGCAGCAGTGTCTCGAGTCCTGTCGTGGCATCTCCAGTGagtggagctgggggtgggggggaaggcgGGGAGAGGAGAGGCTTAGCTAGAGCTCTCTGCTCTGTCCAGAGGCTTGGGCTGGTCATGCCTTCACCTTCAGCGAccctggggtgggcagtgggaAGCGCACTGGAGAGCATCTGAGTCTCAGTGCCTCAGAGCCCTTGGTGTTAACCAGTGGTAACTAGTCTCTCCCCATCGCTTTGCAGAGAAGGACGTGTTTGGTCTGCGGCGGGAAAACCCTATTCCCAGTGTAGGTAAGCTGCCTTCCGCCCTGTCATCAAGGTAGTCAAGGACCAGCCCCACGTGACTGCTTGTGGCTGCCTCAGGAGGTTGCAAATAGTGATGCCCGCCATGGGCAAGGGAGGGAAGTATAGCAGATAGCCTGCCAGGTGTTTGCCTCAGAGTCTCAGGCCTTTCCCCAAGCCCAGGCCCCCCGGAATCCCTCCCTCTGAGCTCCCAGCTGGAGCCGTGCAGGCTGCGCGTGCTTGAGGTCTGGGGTGGGTGCCCGTGGCCTCGCACAGCTGGCATCCGTTCAGACTCGGTTCCTCTGATACAGTGCGGGGTGAGGTGCCAGAACCAGGCTGGCCTGGGAGCCCCTCATCCTGCCCCCTCTTCCCCCAGGCTCCGTGGAGGTGCCCATCGCGGTGCTGCTGGTCATCTGCATCGTGGTGGTGGTGGCCCTTCTGGCCTACTGCTGCTTCAAGAACCAGAGGAAGAGCTTCGACAGACATGGCCACCGGCCGCCCCCCACTCCCGCCAGCTCCATGGCCTCCACCACCGAGGACACCGAGCACCTGGTCTATAACCACACGACCCAGCCCCTCTGAGCCCGGAGTTGCCTGGCCCTTCAGCCTGGGTCTGTTGCCAGCTCTCACCTGGCCCTGCTTGCTCTTTGCCAAGACGGAGGCCTGGGCTGGGGAAAACTTTGGGACCAGACTCCCCCGCCCATCCCTGAGGTCCCCCATGCCTCAGAGGCAGGGACTGCCGCCTCTCTTGGAGGTGTCTCAGGGGTTCAGGCCAGTTTTGCCCACAAAAGCTCCAGGGTCTGGGAGAAAAAAAAGCCCTGGAGCCGGGAATCTCAAACTCGGATGGACCTGTCTCACCTACTGCCTGCCTGGGATTTCAGAGGAAGGTGGAGTTTTGTTTCCTGTCAAAAACTGCCTGTCcccacctcagggcctcctcaggatgggaaagGACCTGGGGCCGGGTCAGAAGCTGGAGGCCCCCAGCCCTGGAAGACAGGGCTGGGGGATGGACCTCCCTGTATATTTTGCGCTGTGAAatgttgctttttgtttatttaatgctGTGGGGATGGGTGAAGGGGCCTGGAGGGGCTCTCtggcctctgcctcctcctcctcttctccctaGATGGAGCTCTCTGAGCTTGACCAGCCCCAGCCTGGCCTGGCCCCCACCCCTACGGGCTCCCCCTAACTCCCCACAGGCTCCAGTCCACCCACAGTGTAATAAAATAGTTTGGTCTGTGGGAATTCTGCTTCCGTTTTGTGGGCCAGGAAAGGGACAGGatggctggggggaggggggactgCCCTGTCCAACAGGTTCAGGCTTAGGGCACCCTGTTTAGCAGGTTTTCCCACCCTCCCGAAACTGCCCCAGGCCTCGGGGTGGGGAGAAGTGCCAGATTTGACCACCAGAGGGGAGGGGTGAGAGCTAAGAGGGCCACAGCTGGTGGGGGCAGGAAGTCTGCCCTCCTGCGGTCCGGGCGCCCCTGCAAGCTGTTCAGTAGCTGGGCAGGTCTCTGTGTAGGTGGGGATTGGGGATGGAGAGGAGGGGTCACAGGTTTGAACCATGGCTGTTTATCATGGAGACGGGGGTTCCATCTGGCCCAGGTCACCAGGTCTCCCTCCTTCCCACTCACAGAAGCTGCTTCTCAAGAATACAGCCCCAAGATCCTGCCTTTAGTCGAGCTTCTCCACTCCAACCCACACCCCTCCATTTGTTCTTTGACCCTCATTCCTGGTCCCAAAAAACTCttctattcattcacttattcaacaaTTTATTGAGCTCCTATGTGTCAGACATTAGAAATTCAGTCTAGTCAAGACAAACACTGGAAGAGTTGTTGGCACATAGAAGGCCCTCTATAAGTGCTTTACGTAGTTCAAGTCACTGCCCACAGCCCTGTGATGCCCATACTATTATCCCTGTTCTCCAGGTGAGGAAACCCCACAGCAAGTTCAGTGAGTTCCCAAGGTCCTGGAGCGGGGATGGGAGGACCGTATTTAAGCACGGCTCCAGACTCTCTAATTACAGAAGAGAGGGTTTCAGGTtttgcagaaaaataaaatagtaatgtgTAGGAGTTTGGGGGCTGCTTTTAAACAAACGATTGACATACAAGCTACATGAATTACACCTGTAGTCATAAGTGTACAGCTCAGTGAATTGCCATAACTGCACACACACTGGTGAGGCAAGCACCCAGATCAAACAGCAGAACCTGACTAGCACCTGGAAGGATGGTCCTTTGATGGGAAGCTCTTGCACTTGCATGTTTTTTGTACATGTGCTCTCAACGCAGACCGCCTCCCCACCCTTCTGCAACCTCAGCTCAGGCTATCGTTCAGGAAATACCCAGGTGGAGGGTGCTGCCCCATCCATCCATGAGTCTGCGAGTGGGACCCTAAGCACAGAGCTCCCCGAGGTTGTTCCATCACTTGTCTCCTCCCACTGGGTCGTGAGCTGGCAATACAGGTGGCCTGAGCCATTCTGGTCTTCTGCACACCGTACTCCGTGACCTCAGTAAATGGTAGTTGTTCACCTAAGACTGAGTAGACGAGATGGCAGGGCGTGGGGCTCATTACCCTGCTTTGGCTGTTCCCACTTCCTGGGGCAGCATATTTATCTTTCAAGCCCCCTACTTGTCCAGCCATTTCAGCCTTCCTGGCTGAACCCCTCCTCAGGTTGCCCCATCTTTGGTTATGATCCCCATTATTGCCTGGGGTGATTAATGACTCGCTAAACCCTGTCTCCCAATGCTAGAGTAATGAACACAGAATAAGAGCTTACGTTGAACCTCTCGGAGTAGGGGAGATCAAGTGAGAGGATGCCAGGCCAATCGCCGTCCCTGGCGGGAAGTCTCGGCTCAGGCGCATCGGAGCCCGAATCTCGCTAGGGGGCGCCCTCGCCATACCGGGCGCTGCGCACGCTCTTGGCGTCACCAGTCTGAGTGGGGTACTGTGCCGGGCAGGTGTCAGGTGTGGAGCAAGGAACGCTGAGAGGCCGCTTCTGCTTGCCTGGAGATTACCCTCTGGCGTACAGGAGTGGGGATGCCGCAGGATGCAAGCACTGTAACAAAACAATTTAGTCCCAAACCGCTCCCTATCTCTTAACTCCCGCAGCCATCCTCTGCTCCATACCCACTCGAATGACTCCCTTTTCTCGGGGAACTTCCATACCTCTCTACTTCAAATGCCTCTTTGCCCCTGGAAAGCTCCTCCTTGCCCCTTGGTCCTGCTCCGCAGCTAAAGTTCATTGCTGCCCTCCCTGTTCTCTCACACTATATCCAGCTCTGCCACAAACGGATGGACCGAGTTAGGGAATGTCTGCCTTCAGCTGGAGGAACAAGAGAGGGGCTTCTTTACTGAGTATCCCTTGTGCTGGGCCCTACATGCGCATAGGACATACCTAACAAAAGGTAGTCTAATTAACGCAGAAACGGGTCCAGACCTGGAGATTAAGGAGGTTGAGAAAGGGCTTCATGGAAGAGGTAAGAATGAGATGAGCAGGTGTGTATGTGTGGGAGTAGGGGATGTTCCAGGCACACCAAAATCATGTGTGCAAAAGCTGGGCCGTCTTTATATGAAataaagagaatatgcaaattgataaagttggggagggggtggagaatGGAGAGCTAATGCGTAATGGGTACAGagattttggggtgatggaaaagtttcggtaatggatgatggtgatagtagcacagcATAGTGAATGCAATTCACAGTCCTGAACTATATGCTTGAAAgtggtgaaaaataagaaatgttaTGCTGAATATATGCCACCAGAATAACTTTCAAACATttttgctaattaaaaaaaaacaaacaaaaacagctgGGCATTAGAGATGATGTCCTTGTTTTGTTTGGGGACCAGCAGGCTGCTCTGCTTGGCTCAGGCAGTGAGGAGATTGGTGAGCAGAAGCCACGTTGGTTAGCGCTCTGAGCAGGAGAAAGGAGCTTTAAGGAGTGGTCAAGTAAACAGGCCATGTCATGAGAGGTCACCCcacagggagagggacagagaagcAACACCAAGTAAATCAGGCCAGGTGACCCTCTGTGAGGCGCATACTAGGGGTGCACTAAAGACTTGTCAAAAGGTAGCACCCTGGCAGCCTGCAGCCATGCTTTGTTGTACCCAAACAGTGGTTTATATTCTTTAATTGATTGCCAACATTATTAAGAATCGGGAGATTTAGATAAATTCACATGTCTAGCTTCTTGTGAAAACGAGGGACATGGCAAACCTGGGCCCACTTTACTGCATGGCAGCATTCCAGGTGCTGAGTTCCAGGGTCTTTTAGAGCCAGGCAGGTGCTAAGCCAcctgccacccccacccagccTGCACGCCTGTGGTTAGGTGCTCGTCCCGGCCCTCCAGGCATTCCGTGTCAGGACCCCCACCATCTTATCGTCAGAACACACCCTGCCTTCTCCGAACTGGGGAGTTGGCTACCAGATTTGTGGTCCCCCACAGTTCAAAGGAACACTGACAAAAACTTGGTTGTTTCTCCCAAACCCATCCCTGCCCACTTAAACAAACAGCCCTGAATGAGGAGTGGTTTGCCGGATTGCACAAGACCACTCCCTTCCCCACCCAACCTCAGCCTGGGAAGGTGTTTTAAGCtcccagggaccaaacccggAAGCCCAGCCTCCGCGCAGGGGGTTGTGTAAACCCCCGGGCAGCCAGCCCCACCGCGTGGGTGCTGTGTGGCCTCCCCCTCAGCCTGCCTCCCCTCAGCTCCTGGGGGTTGAATCAGCAGAGCCCAGAGCCAGGAAGACCAAGGAAACAGTccgggaaggaaacaaagaggccCCTTGCCatggttgggggtggggtgaggggagcaGGACCAAAAAATGATTGATATTCACCCAAATGTAGCCGTTGCTATTAATAAGATTACAGAtggtttttactttcttctttttatttatctccatttTCTACAATGAAAATCTATTGCTTTTGTAATAAGGAaaagttatcttttaaaaattattcatcacatatttaagaaagaaatcaaatCATGAAGCTCTAAACCGGGGGTGGGGAGAATCTCCAAAACTTATTGACTCTAGATCGTATGGAGGGAGAGTGTGAGTCCGCGGACGGACGGTGGCCGTGCCTCTGACAGAAATACAGCTGAGCGGAGGAGGGCCAGCCCGGAGACCTGGGCCTGGGTGAGGGCCCCTGGGTGCCAAACGGAGACTGGTTTTATTGCTTTTCTTCTTGCTTACTTAGTTTTGCTTGCTTGTGCCTCGCCCTACTGGGGAAGGATTGACAGCAGCTTTAAAGTGTCCATAAATTATGAGACAACATAGGTATAAGATaggaatgagaaagaaaaaaatgagaaggaatGTAAAATAGGGTGAGGAGTCAGGCAAAAACATTTGAACTTTAAAGTCTTTGggagaagtggacatggctcaactgatagggcgtccgcctaccatatggagggtccaaggttcaaacccagggctcctggcccatgtgataagctggcccatgcgcagtgctgccacatgtaaggagtgccgtgc from Dasypus novemcinctus isolate mDasNov1 chromosome 3, mDasNov1.1.hap2, whole genome shotgun sequence includes:
- the SPINT1 gene encoding kunitz-type protease inhibitor 1: LSFTRNWRRGGGSPAQRTPGRERRPEPRRQPGPEPRPARPHPAHLRRSPAPSDPRGPYCEGDPRGRRATAPRRTMAQARALPAAALWLLCALGFTVTEAGPPPAPTGLPAGAACLDQFTAGVPAFVLDTEASVSNGAAFLGSPTVRRGWDCVRACCTTQGCNLALVELQPDAGEDAVAACFLLNCLYEHNFVCKFAPREGFINYLTREVYRSYRELRAQSFGGSRIPKAWAGMDLKVQPQEPLVLKDVGSSNWYLLQGDKAARVERKDPDQMELWGLKEGTYLFQLRANDSDQPENTANISVTVLSAKQTEEYCLASYKVGRCRGSFPRWYYDPSEQICKSFIYGGCLGNKNNYLREEECKLACREVQGPSVERHHPVCSGTCQATQFRCSDGCCIDSFLECDETPDCPDASDEATCDQYTSSFDELQSFHLPSDKGHCVDLPDTGLCQESIPRWYYNPFSEHCARFTYGGCHGNKNNFEEEQQCLESCRGISKKDVFGLRRENPIPSVGSVEVPIAVLLVICIVVVVALLAYCCFKNQRKSFDRHGHRPPPTPASSMASTTEDTEHLVYNHTTQPL